The genome window AGATGGTGCGCTGTGGCGCCAGTCCCTGCATGGCGGGCATCGGCTGCGCGTCGTACCAGAATTCGCTGTCGTAATCATCTTCGATAATCCAGCTTTGCCGCTTTTCTGCCAGCGCCAGCCACGCCAGCCGACGTTCAAGGCTAAGCGCCGGGCCAGCGGGATATTGATGCGAAGGCGTTAGGTAGATAAGCCGTGGCGTACCGTCGCCGGGTACGGCTCCCTGCTCATCAACCGCTACGCCAGTCACGCGCGCGCCTGCGCTATGAAAAGCGTGGCGCGCTCCGGGATAGCCCGGATTTTCCATCCATACCTCTTCGCCGCTGTCGAGCAGTAGCAGCGCCAGCATCTGTAATGCCTGCTGCGAGCTGGTTAACACCAGCAACTGCTCAGGCTCACAGCGCACGCCGCGCGCCTGAGCCAGCCAGGTGCTTAATGCCTGACGCAGCGGCAGCCAGCCTTGTGGATCGCCATAACGCATCAGGGCGTTACCATGCAGTTTTTGCTGGCGAGCAGTGAGCCTGCGCCAAAGCTCATGAGGAAATGCGCGCAGTTCCGGCGAGCCAGCGGCAAAAGCGTGAGGAAAGGGCGGATCCTGGCAGCCTCCGCTGGTGATGACCGTAGCTGCTCGTGCTGAAGGGGTAAAGGACAACGCGGCGGTGGATCTGCTGGCGGCGGGAGCGCGCACCGTAATAGCCACAAACGTTCCCTGGCCGGTTTTGCGATGCAGATAGCCTTCGCTTTCCAGCTGGCCGTAGGCGGCCTCTGCCGTTACCCGTGACAGTTTTAGCTCAGCGGCCAATAAACGCGAAGAGGGCAGACGGCTTCCTGCCGGCAGGCTGCCTTCGCTAATGGTCTGACGCAGCGCGCCGCAGAGCCGGTCACGCCGGGTCGCGCCCGTTTGGGCGGCGTAAAGCATGGAGATACGTGCGCTAAGCGAGGCCATAATGGGTCTTATCAGCAAAGAATAATCGGTATCAGTCATCATACCGAAGTACCGTTATGATGGCAGAAAAACCAACGGAGAAAAAACATGTCAATGACTTCCAGCGTTCTGGCTTTCCCCCCACCTGAAGCGGAGGCCAGCGCAGTCTGGCTGGCACATAAACTGGCGT of Pantoea alhagi contains these proteins:
- a CDS encoding PLP-dependent aminotransferase family protein codes for the protein MASLSARISMLYAAQTGATRRDRLCGALRQTISEGSLPAGSRLPSSRLLAAELKLSRVTAEAAYGQLESEGYLHRKTGQGTFVAITVRAPAASRSTAALSFTPSARAATVITSGGCQDPPFPHAFAAGSPELRAFPHELWRRLTARQQKLHGNALMRYGDPQGWLPLRQALSTWLAQARGVRCEPEQLLVLTSSQQALQMLALLLLDSGEEVWMENPGYPGARHAFHSAGARVTGVAVDEQGAVPGDGTPRLIYLTPSHQYPAGPALSLERRLAWLALAEKRQSWIIEDDYDSEFWYDAQPMPAMQGLAPQRTIYLGTFSKSLFPSLRLAWMVVPEPLVTPLIRLRSVMDGHSAQLPQAVTTAFIEQGHYAAHLRLMRQLYHSRRDLLQERLTTLLPDQLEILPCRGGLQMTVLLRKGDEAELTARAAAQQLLLPRLAPCWLNDMPEQQGWLLGFSALERAEIISGVNRLAALF